From a region of the Sciurus carolinensis unplaced genomic scaffold, mSciCar1.2, whole genome shotgun sequence genome:
- the LOC124975591 gene encoding olfactory receptor 4C15-like encodes MLIVVTILCSPVLLGSPMYFFLAFLSLQDAGFSSAITPEMIADSLYKQKTISYKGCTIQFFAGHSFGGAEMIILTVMTYDHYVAICKPLHYTSIMNWRLCGILIYMISFTSTISLEIMKNQNFTTEFVLLGLSQNPTVQKIVFGVFLWVYIATIVGNMLIVVTIFCSPALLVSPMYYFLAVLSFLDACFSSAITPTKIVDSICERKMISYEGCMIQLFAEHLFGGAEMIILTVMAYDHYVVICKPLHYSSIMNWRLCGILVGVSWTGRFLNSIIQILFTFHLPFCGSNVIDHFMCDLYPLLGLTCTDTHILGLLVIANSGLICIINFSLLLVSYGVILFSLRTQC; translated from the exons ATGCTGATTGTGGTGACCATCCTCTGCAGCCCAGTACTGCTGGGatcccccatgtacttcttcctggcATTCCTGTCCTTACAAGATGCAGGTTTCTCCTCGGCCATCACACCAGAAATGATTGCGGACTCCCTGTACAAGCAGAAAACCATCTCTTATAAAGGATGCACGATTCAATTTTTTGCTGGACACTCCTTTGGTGGGGCAGAGATGATTATCCTCACAGTCATGACCTATGAtcactatgtggccatttgtaaGCCCTTGCACTACACTTCCATCATGAACTGGAGACTCTGTGGCATTCTG attTACATGATCAGTTTTACTTCAACCATTTCATTAGAAATCATGAAAAACCAAAACTTCACAACTGAATTTGTCCTCCTGGGGCTTTCACAGAATCCTACTGTTCAGAAAATAGTATTTGGTGTGTTTTTGTGGGTCTACATTGCAACAATTGTGGGCAACATGCTGATTGTAGTGACCATTTTCTGCAGCCCTGCACTGCTGGTGTCCCCCATGTACTACTTCTTGGCAGTCCTGTCCTTCCTGGATGCCTGCTTCTCCTCTGCCATCACACCAACAAAGATAGTGGACTCCATTTGTGAAAGGAAAATGATCTCTTATGAAGGTTGCATGATTCAACTTTTTGCTGAACACCTTTTTGGTGGGGCAGAGATGATTATCCTCACAGTCATGGCCTATGACCACTATGTGGTCATTTGCAAGCCCTTGCACTACTCTTCCATTATGAACTGGAGACTCTGTGGCATTCTGGTAGGAGTGTCCTGGACAGGGCGTTTCTTGAATTCCATCATCCAGATTCTCTTTACCTTCCACTTGCCCTTCTGTGGGTCTAATGTCATTGATCATTTCATGTGTGACCTGTACCCATTACTGGGGCTGACCTGCACTGACACCCACATCCTAGGCCTTCTGGTGATCGCcaacagtggattaatctgcATCATCAACTTCTCCCTGTTGCTTGTGTCCTATGGTGTCATCTTGTTCTCCCTGAGGACACAGTGCTGA
- the LOC124975596 gene encoding olfactory receptor 4P4-like, with the protein MESQRNISEFTLMGLSSDPNIQTFCLVFFLLCYLAILVGNLLILISIACSSLFHQPMYYFLSHLSSMDICYTSCVTPKLIGDQLVGRNTISYGNCMLQVFVMHFFGLIEVLILTAMAFDRYVAICKPLHYMIIMRRTRCNVLILAAWAGGAAHSFSQFFMIIWLPFCGPNEIDHYYCDIFPLLQVACTDTHITGILMVANSGMAALVSFIFLFGSYVIILFTLRNQSAEGRRKALSTCGSHITVVILFFGPSIFAYLRPPTTFPEDKIFALFYTIIAPMFNPLIYTLRNTEMKKAMRKVWCQKVFSEEKHN; encoded by the coding sequence ATGGAAAGTCAGAGGAACATATCAGAATTCACTCTCATGGGCCTTTCTTCTGATCCAAACATACAAACATTTTGTCTtgtattctttttactttgttaTCTTGCCATCTTGGTGGGAAACCTTCTGATTCTCATCTCTATCGCATGCAGTTCTCTGTTTCACCAACCCATGTACTATTTCCTCAGTCACTTATCTTCTATGGACATCTGCTATACCTCCTGTGTGACACCCAAACTGATTGGTGACCAGTTAGTGGGAAGAAACACCATCTCCTATGGAAACTGCATGTTGCAGGTCTTTGTCATGCACTTCTTTGGACTGATTGAAGTATTAATCTTGACAGCCATGGCCTTTGATCGCTATGTTGCCATCTGCAAGCCTCTGCACTACATGATCATCATGAGAAGAACCAGGTGCAATGTCCTGATCTTGGCTGCCTGGGCTGGTGGAGCTGCCCActccttttcccagttctttatGATAATCTGGTTGCCCTTCTGTGGACCCAATGAAATTGATCACTACTATTGTGACATTTTTCCTTTGCTGCAAGTTGCCTGTACTGATACCCACATCACTGGTATCCTTATGGTTGCCAATTCAGGAATGGCTGCCTtggtatcatttattttcttgtttgggTCTTATGTCATTATTCTATTCACATTAAGAAATCAGTCAGCAGAGGGAAGACGCAAAGCCCTCTCTACCTGTGGGTCTCATATCACTGTGGTTATCTTATTCTTTGGACCCTCCATATTTGCCTACCTTAGACCTCCTACCACTTTCCCTGAGGACAAAATCTTTGCTCTGTTTTATACCATTATTGCTCCTATGTTCAATCCCCTCATCTACACCCTGAGGaacacagagatgaaaaaggcCATGAGGAAAGTTTGGTGTCAAAAggtattttcagaagaaaaacataattGA